The Streptomyces sp. NBC_00306 sequence CTCGGGGCCGGGGTCGCGGCCCGCGGCGGTGAGGAAGGCGAGGGGGTCGGCCTCGACGTCGAGGCAGCCGCGGCTTCCGCAGTGGCAGGCGCGGCCCTCGGGGTTGACCGTCAGATGGCCGACCTCCAGCGCGAGGCCCGCGCTGCCGGTGTGCAGCCGTCCGTCGAGGACGAGCGCGCCGCCGACGCCGCGGTGGCCGGTGGCGACGCAGAGCAGGTGCTGCGCGCCGCGGCCCGCGCCGTGCCGATGCTCGGCGAGGGCGGCGAGGTTGACGTCGTTGCCGGTGAAGGCAGGTCCCTCGATGCCCGCGGCCCGTACCCGCTCGGCGAAGATGTCGCGTACCGGAGCGCCCGCGGGCCAGGCGAGGTGGAGCGGATTGAGGGCGGTGCCCTCGGGTTCGGCGACGGCGGACGGCACGGCGAGGCCGGCGCCCACGCACCGTCGGCCGCTCTCGCGCAGCAGCGCGGCGCCCGCGGCCACGACCTCGCCGAGCACCTGGGCGGGGTCGGCGGAGACGGTGACACAGCCGGGGGCGGTGGCGACGGTCCGGCCGCCGAGTGCCACGAGGGCCGCGCGGAAACCGTCGGCGTGCACCTGGGCGGCGAGGACGACCGGGCCCGTGTCGTCGACGGAGAGCCGGTGGGAGGGACGGCCCTGCGATCCGGCGGCCGCGCCGGGGCGGGAGTCCACCCGGATCAGGCCCAGCGCCTCCAGCTCGGCGGCGACCGCTCCGGCCGTGGCACGGGTGACCCCGAGTTCGGCGGTGAGCACGGCGCGGGTGGGCGCGCGTCCGGTGTGAACCAGTTCCAGCGCGGGGCCGAGCGCGCTGCGGCCCCTCTCCAGCCTTGATCTGGTGCTCGTCGCCTTGCCGTTCATGGTGGCGAGTCTCCCATGATCCAGCCGTTGCGCAGCCGCCTTGTCCGGATCGGGCCCCCACCCCTATGCTGAGTTTGTGCCGCACCTAAACAAACTACGGACGGCCGCACCGGGGGGCCCGAGCGGAAACACCGCTGCACTCCCCCTGTCCCGCCTCCGCACCGCCCTCACCGTGTTCTTCGCCCTGGACGGCTTTCTCTTCGCCGGCTGGGTGGTCCGCATTCCCGCGATCAAGCAGCAGACCGGAGCATCCGCGAGCGACCTCGGGCTCGCGCTGCTCGGCGTCTCGGCGGGCGCGGTCGTGACGATGACCCTCACGGGCCGGCTGTGCCGCCGCTTCGGCAGCCATCCGGTCACCGTCGCCAGTGCCGTACTGATGTCGCTCAGCATCGCGCTGCCCGCGCTGACGCACTCGACGCTCGCCCTCGGTCTCGTCCTGCTCGTCTTCGGCGCCGCGTACGGCGGGATCAACGTGGCGATGAACAGCGCCGCGGTCGACCTGGTCGCCGCGCTCCGTCGCCCGGTGATGCCGAGCTTCCACGCGGCGTTCAGCCTCGGCGGCATGGTCGGTGCGGGGCTGGGAGCCCTGGTGGCCGGCGGCCTGTCCCCCACCGTGCATCTGCTGCTCCTCGCCGTCATCGGCCTGCTGGTCACGGCGGTCGTCGGCCGGGTGCTGCTCGGCCGGACGGCTCCGGTCACCGAGCGCGCCCAGGAGGACCCGGTGCCGCGCCGGCTCACGGGCCGAACCCGCAGGCTCGTCACGGTCTTCGGCGTGATCGCGCTCTGCACGGCGTACGGCGAGGGCGCGATGGCCGACTGGGGCGCGCTCCACCTGGAGCAGGACCTGGACGCCCACCCGGGCGTGGCCGCCCTCGGATACTCCCTGTTCGCCCTCGCGATGACGGCCGGCCGTCTCACCGGGACGACCCTGCTGGAGCGGCTCGGACAGACCCGCACGCTGGTCGCGGGCGGCACGACGGCTGCGGCCGGCATGCTGCTGGGCTCGCTCGCCCCGACCGTGTGGCTCGCGCTGCTCGGCTTCGCGGTGGCGGGCCTCGGCCTGGCCAACATCTTCCCGGTGGCCGTGGCCCGGGCGGGCGCACTCGCCGGCCCCGGCGGGGTCGCCGCCGCTTCCACGCTCGGATACGGCGGCATGCTGCTGGGACCGCCCGCGATCGGGTTCCTCGCCGACTGGTTCTCGCTGCCCGTCGCGCTCACCACGGTCGCGGCACTGGCCGCGGGTGCGGCACTGATCGGATGGGCGGCCCGGAACGCGACCGCGCCGCAGGACGCCTGACCGCTCGTCGGCGCACACCACCGGGGCCCTGCCAGAGGGGGCGCACAGGGGGGCGCATTCACGCCGGTCGCCTGACGCGACGGCCCCACCGGACATGAACCGAGTGGCACAATCTGCGGCATGGAGACCGCCGAGCTGATCACATCACTCGTACGGGAGGGCCAGTTGCTGGCCGCCGCGGCCACCCGGACGGACCCGGCGACGCCGGTGCCCACATGCCCGGGCTGGCAGATGCGTGACCTGCTGCGTCACATCGGCATGGTGCACCGCTGGGCCACCGCGTTCGTGGCGGAAGGCCATGAGGAGTTCCGTCCCGCCGTACCCGAGAACGACCTCGACGGCGACGAACTGATCGAGTGGTTCCGCGAGGGCCACGGCCTCCTCGTCGGGGCACTGACCGAGTCACCGGCCGATGTGCGGTGCTGGACCTTCCTTCCGGCCCCGTCTCCGCTCGCGTTCTGGGCCCGGCGACAGGCGCACGAGACGGCGATCCACCGCGCCGACGCCGAGTCCGCCCTGAGCGGCAAACCCGGCCCGGTGCCTGCCGACTTCGCCGTCGACGGCATCGCCGAACTGCTCTGCGGCTTCCACGGCCGCACCCGGAGCCGGCTGCGTTCCGAGGTGCCCCGCGCCCTGCGTGTACGGCCGCTCGACACGGACGACGTGTGGACCATGTGGATCTCGACGGACGCGCCGCGTACGGAACCGATCGCGGAGGTGGCCGCGGACTGCGAGCTCATCGGCACCGCCGAGCAGCTCTACCTCACGCTGTGGAACCGGCTGCCCCTGAGCGCCGTCACCGTCACGGGCGACACGGAACTCGCCCGGGAGTGGCGGGAGAAGTCCTCCGTCACCTGGTCGTAGCGCAGGTCCGGGGCGCCGCGGGCCCAAGCGGACGGCAGCCCGGGCACGCGCGGCCGGGTTCAGGCCGTGGCGCCCGGTCCGGACAGCGGCGTTCCGGCCGTGGCGCCCCGTTTCGGACAGCGTCGTTCAGGCCGTGGCGCCCGGCAGCATGCGGGAGAGCACGGCGCGCTGGAGCGGCTGGACCTCGGCATGGCGTGCTCGCCCCGCGTCGGTCAGCGCGACCCGCACACCCCGGCGGTCCTCGCTGCACATACCGCGGGTGACCAGCCCGTCCTTCTCCAGGCGGGCCACCAGACGCGACAGCGCGCTCTGGCTGAGGTGGACGCGGGCCGCGAGTTCCTGCACCCGGAACGAACAGTCGCCGTCGGCGGCCGACTCCTCGGCGAGTACGTCGAGGACCTCGAAGTCGCTGGCGCCGAGCCCGTGGTGATGGAGCTCGCGGTCGAGCTCGCACATCGTCCGGGCGTGCAGCGCCAGCACATCGCGCCACTCGTCGACGAGTGCGCGCTCGGACTTGTTCGCTGCCATGGGCGCACGCTAGCAGAAAACCCCACTTTGTTGCATCGGAATTAAATGCACTTGCATTGAATGCATGTGCATGTACTGTGCTGCGCATGATCTCTCCGCCCAACGTCCCCTTGGCGCAGGAGCGCTGGAGCCCTCGGCTGTGGGGCACGCTGCTCGTGCTCTGCGCCGCGATGTTCCTCGACGCGCTCGATGTCTCGATGGTCGGCGTCGCCCTGCCGTCGATCGCCACCGATCTCGATCTGTCCACCTCGACCCTGCAGTGGATCGTCAGCGGCTACATCCTCGGCTACGGCGGCCTGTTGCTCCTCGGCGGCCGCGCCGCCGACCTCCTCGGCCGCCGCCGGGTCTTCCTCATCGCACTCGCCGTCTTCGCCGTCGCCTCCCTGCTCGGCGGGCTCGTCGACTCCGGACCGCTGCTGATCGCCAGCCGTTTCATCAAGGGCCTGAGCGCCGCGTTCACGGCGCCCGCCGGACTGTCGATCATCACTACGACCTTCAAGGAAGGCCCGCAGCGCAACCGCGCGCTGGCCATCTACACCACCTGCGCCGCCACCGGCTTCTCCATGGGCCTCGTGCTGTCGGGCTTGCTCACCGAGGTCAGCTGGCGCCTCACCATGCTGCTTCCCGCGCCCATCGCCCTGATCGCCCTGGTCGCCGGCATCAAGCTCATCCCGCGCAGCAGCCGCGAGGATTCCGGAAAGGGGTACGACCTGCCCGGAGCCGTCACCGGCACGGCCTCGATGCTCCTGCTCGTCTTCACCGTCGTCCAGGCACCGGAGGTCGGCTGGGCATCCGCCCGTACGCTGCTGTCCTTCCTCGCCGTGGCCGCCCTGCTCACCGCGTTCGTCACCATCGAGCGCCGCAGCTCCCACCCCCTGATCCGGCTGGGCGTACTGCGCTCCGGCAGCCAGATCCGAGCGAACCTCGGCGCGGCCTTCTTCTTCGGCTCGTACGTCGGTTTCCAGTTCCTCGTCACCCAGTACATGCAGTCCCTGCTCGGCTGGTCCGCCCTGGAGACGGCGCTGGCCTTCCTGCCCGCGGGGGCACTCGTGGCGCTCTCGTCGACGAAGATCGGCTCCGTCGTGGACCGCTTCGGCACGCCGCGCGTGATCGCCCTCGGCTTCGGATTCCTCGTCGTCGCGTACGCCCTGTTCCTGAGGATCGACCTCGCACCGAGCTACGCGGCGGTCATCCTGCCGTCGATGCTGCTGCTCGGCGCGGCGTGCGCGCTGGTCTTCCCCTCGCTCAACATCCAGGCCACCAACGGCGTCGAGGACCACGAACAGGGCATGGTCTCCGGTCTGCTCAACACGTCGATCCAGGTCGGCGGTGCGATCTTCCTCGCCATCGTGACCGCGGTGATCACCGCCGGCGACACCGGCGGCTCTCCCCAGCAGGTGCTGGACAGCTTCCGCCCGGGCCTCGCGGTGGTGACCGTCGTCGCGGCGGCGGGGCTGCTCATCACCCTGACCGGTCTGCGCACCCGGCGCACCGGCGGCGGCGTACTGGTCGCCACGTCGGTGTCGGTGCCCCAACCCGAGCCCGAGCGGGTGACGGTCGGCGACTGACCGGCACCCCGCTCGCAGGGAGTGTCCGGCGAGGACCGGCGGACGCT is a genomic window containing:
- a CDS encoding MFS transporter → MISPPNVPLAQERWSPRLWGTLLVLCAAMFLDALDVSMVGVALPSIATDLDLSTSTLQWIVSGYILGYGGLLLLGGRAADLLGRRRVFLIALAVFAVASLLGGLVDSGPLLIASRFIKGLSAAFTAPAGLSIITTTFKEGPQRNRALAIYTTCAATGFSMGLVLSGLLTEVSWRLTMLLPAPIALIALVAGIKLIPRSSREDSGKGYDLPGAVTGTASMLLLVFTVVQAPEVGWASARTLLSFLAVAALLTAFVTIERRSSHPLIRLGVLRSGSQIRANLGAAFFFGSYVGFQFLVTQYMQSLLGWSALETALAFLPAGALVALSSTKIGSVVDRFGTPRVIALGFGFLVVAYALFLRIDLAPSYAAVILPSMLLLGAACALVFPSLNIQATNGVEDHEQGMVSGLLNTSIQVGGAIFLAIVTAVITAGDTGGSPQQVLDSFRPGLAVVTVVAAAGLLITLTGLRTRRTGGGVLVATSVSVPQPEPERVTVGD
- a CDS encoding maleylpyruvate isomerase family mycothiol-dependent enzyme, whose product is METAELITSLVREGQLLAAAATRTDPATPVPTCPGWQMRDLLRHIGMVHRWATAFVAEGHEEFRPAVPENDLDGDELIEWFREGHGLLVGALTESPADVRCWTFLPAPSPLAFWARRQAHETAIHRADAESALSGKPGPVPADFAVDGIAELLCGFHGRTRSRLRSEVPRALRVRPLDTDDVWTMWISTDAPRTEPIAEVAADCELIGTAEQLYLTLWNRLPLSAVTVTGDTELAREWREKSSVTWS
- a CDS encoding ROK family protein, which produces MNGKATSTRSRLERGRSALGPALELVHTGRAPTRAVLTAELGVTRATAGAVAAELEALGLIRVDSRPGAAAGSQGRPSHRLSVDDTGPVVLAAQVHADGFRAALVALGGRTVATAPGCVTVSADPAQVLGEVVAAGAALLRESGRRCVGAGLAVPSAVAEPEGTALNPLHLAWPAGAPVRDIFAERVRAAGIEGPAFTGNDVNLAALAEHRHGAGRGAQHLLCVATGHRGVGGALVLDGRLHTGSAGLALEVGHLTVNPEGRACHCGSRGCLDVEADPLAFLTAAGRDPGPEVSLLEQSRELLRTEYADPGVRAACEELIDRLGLGLAGLVNILNPDRIILGGLHRELLGADPERLRAVVADRSLWGRSGGVPILPCTLDHNSLVGAAELAWQPVLDDPLGALL
- a CDS encoding MarR family winged helix-turn-helix transcriptional regulator: MAANKSERALVDEWRDVLALHARTMCELDRELHHHGLGASDFEVLDVLAEESAADGDCSFRVQELAARVHLSQSALSRLVARLEKDGLVTRGMCSEDRRGVRVALTDAGRARHAEVQPLQRAVLSRMLPGATA
- a CDS encoding MFS transporter → MPHLNKLRTAAPGGPSGNTAALPLSRLRTALTVFFALDGFLFAGWVVRIPAIKQQTGASASDLGLALLGVSAGAVVTMTLTGRLCRRFGSHPVTVASAVLMSLSIALPALTHSTLALGLVLLVFGAAYGGINVAMNSAAVDLVAALRRPVMPSFHAAFSLGGMVGAGLGALVAGGLSPTVHLLLLAVIGLLVTAVVGRVLLGRTAPVTERAQEDPVPRRLTGRTRRLVTVFGVIALCTAYGEGAMADWGALHLEQDLDAHPGVAALGYSLFALAMTAGRLTGTTLLERLGQTRTLVAGGTTAAAGMLLGSLAPTVWLALLGFAVAGLGLANIFPVAVARAGALAGPGGVAAASTLGYGGMLLGPPAIGFLADWFSLPVALTTVAALAAGAALIGWAARNATAPQDA